Proteins encoded in a region of the Halalkalicoccus subterraneus genome:
- the pspAB gene encoding PspA-associated protein PspAB: MGFMDTVRAIFGNSAEHDATREADPEDLFGMSTAYMTMEADLGFPNEGSAALCFSSVDSTDFEDTLREVRDILEAGEAETGTSAAIEMDQQGYHWVVLTDSDPEDLVTSIHFAADTFIERGYGSRLLAALFTFERNSNYLYWVYSFRRGAYYPFAPTRGRERDQSVEFKLQSVLDGELGLEDNTDYWYPMWPDSPDKHPWD; this comes from the coding sequence ATGGGCTTTATGGACACGGTCCGCGCGATCTTCGGTAACAGTGCGGAACACGACGCCACCCGCGAGGCCGACCCCGAGGACCTCTTCGGGATGAGCACGGCCTACATGACGATGGAGGCCGACCTCGGATTTCCGAACGAAGGCTCGGCCGCGCTCTGTTTTTCGAGCGTCGACAGCACCGACTTCGAGGACACGCTTCGGGAGGTCAGGGACATCCTCGAGGCCGGCGAGGCCGAAACCGGGACGAGTGCCGCGATCGAAATGGACCAGCAGGGCTATCATTGGGTCGTCCTCACTGATAGCGACCCCGAGGACCTCGTCACCAGCATCCATTTCGCTGCCGACACCTTCATCGAGCGGGGCTACGGCTCGCGGCTGCTGGCGGCCCTCTTCACGTTCGAAAGGAACTCGAACTACCTCTACTGGGTCTACTCCTTCCGCCGTGGCGCGTACTACCCCTTCGCACCCACTCGCGGACGCGAGCGCGACCAGTCCGTCGAGTTCAAACTCCAGAGCGTTCTCGATGGGGAACTCGGCCTCGAGGACAACACTGACTACTGGTATCCGATGTGGCCCGACTCCCCCGACAAACACCCCTGGGACTGA
- the htpX gene encoding zinc metalloprotease HtpX — protein MQWQTDWGLRGRMVLTGFLLFALYIVFAGVLFAYFGSAIPMLIMLGGFSLVQYFFSDTLALKSMGAREVSEDEYPQLHDTITRLSRQADLPKPTVAVTDSRVPNAFAAGRNQKNATVCVTTGILQALSEDELEGVLAHELSHIKNRDVMVMTIASFLSTLAFIVVRWGWLFSGGDGRNQAPVWVAILVSLVVWIVSFLLIRALSRYREYSADRGAAMITGKPSALASALMTISGRMDRVPKEDMREQAEMNAFFIIPIKSGFIGKIASTHPSTEKRIEKLRDLERELETA, from the coding sequence GGCCGGATGGTCCTCACGGGCTTCCTGTTGTTCGCCCTTTACATCGTGTTCGCCGGCGTCCTCTTCGCGTACTTCGGCAGCGCGATCCCCATGCTGATCATGCTCGGGGGGTTCTCGCTGGTGCAGTACTTCTTCAGCGACACCCTCGCGCTCAAGAGCATGGGCGCACGCGAGGTGAGCGAGGACGAATACCCGCAGCTTCACGACACGATCACTCGCCTGTCGCGACAGGCCGACCTGCCCAAGCCGACGGTCGCCGTCACCGATTCGCGCGTGCCCAACGCGTTTGCGGCCGGACGCAACCAGAAGAACGCCACCGTCTGTGTGACCACGGGCATCCTGCAGGCGCTCTCCGAGGACGAACTCGAAGGCGTGTTGGCTCACGAACTGTCCCACATCAAGAACCGCGACGTGATGGTCATGACCATCGCGTCGTTCCTCTCGACGCTCGCGTTCATCGTCGTGCGCTGGGGCTGGCTGTTCAGCGGCGGCGACGGACGCAACCAGGCGCCCGTCTGGGTGGCGATCCTCGTCTCGCTGGTCGTCTGGATCGTCAGCTTTCTCCTCATTCGTGCGCTCTCGCGCTACCGCGAGTACAGCGCGGATCGCGGCGCGGCGATGATCACCGGCAAACCAAGTGCTCTCGCGAGCGCGCTGATGACGATCTCCGGGCGGATGGACCGCGTGCCCAAGGAGGACATGCGCGAGCAGGCCGAGATGAACGCCTTCTTCATCATCCCGATCAAGTCGGGCTTCATCGGGAAGATCGCGAGCACGCACCCCTCGACCGAAAAGCGCATCGAGAAACTGCGCGACCTCGAACGCGAACTGGAGACGGCCTGA